In a genomic window of Cyprinus carpio isolate SPL01 chromosome A10, ASM1834038v1, whole genome shotgun sequence:
- the LOC109052317 gene encoding arrestin-C, producing the protein MMTDKVFKKTSGNGQLTLYLGKRDYVDHVDSVDAVEGVLKIDPADLGDRKVWIQLACAFRYGREDLDVIGLSFRKDIWIQHIQLYPDAGHKPTLTEMHNTLLQKAGEQGHAFTFNIPTNLPCSVTLQPGPDDKGKACGVDFEVKAYLAKSADDPDEKIDKKDTCRLVIRKIQFAPDNTGSGQKAELCKSFMMSDKPVFLEASLDKEIYYHGDSIPVTLKIKNETNKVVKKIKVTVDQTTDVVLYSADKYTKNVLCEEFGETVEGNATFDKTLSITPLLANNKEKRGLALDGRLKDEDTNLASTTIIRSGMDKEILGILVSYKIKVNLMVSGGGLLGGLTASDVTVELPLTLMHPKPKD; encoded by the exons aGTTTTCAAAAAGACCAGTGGAAATGGCCAG CTCACTCTCTACCTGGGGAAGAGAGACTATGTTGACCATGTTGACTCAGTTGACGCTGTTG AGGGTGTACTGAAAATCGACCCTGCAGATCTTGGAGACAGAAAAG TTTGGATTCAGCTGGCCTGTGCTTTCCGCTATGGTCGTGAAGACCTGGATGTGATCGGGCTTTCCTTCAGAAAAGACATCTGGATTCAGCACATACAGCTATATCCTGATGCAGGCCACAAACCCACCCTGACAGAGATGCATAACACTCTCCTACAGAAAGCTGGAGAGCAGGGTCATGCCTTCACTTTTAAT ATTCCTACCAACCTCCCCTGCTCTGTTACACTTCAGCCTGGCCCAGATGACAAAGGAAAG GCTTGCGGTGTTGACTTTGAGGTCAAGGCCTACTTGGCCAAATCAGCTGATGACCCCGATGAGAAGATCGACAAGAA GGACACCTGCCGTCTTGTCATTCGTAAAATCCAGTTTGCTCCTGATAACACAGGATCTGGACAGAAAGCGGAGCTCTGCAAGAGCTTTATGATGTCTGATAAGCCTGTTTTTCTGGAAGCCTCTCTGGACAAGGAA ATCTACTACCATGGTGATTCCATCCCCGTCACCCTTAAGATCAAGAACGAGACCAACAAAGTTGTGAAAAAAATCAAGGTTACAG TTGACCAAACCACAGACGTCGTTCTGTATTCAGCCGACAAATACACTAAGAATGTGCTGTGTGAAGAGTTTGG GGAAACTGTAGAAGGAAATGCAACTTTTGATAAAACCCTCTCAATCACTCCTCTGCTGGCAAATAACAAGGAGAAACGTGGCCTGGCGCTGGACGGCAGGCTTAAAGATGAAGACACCAATTTGGCCTCAACCACTAT AATTAGGAGCGGCATGGACAAGGAGATCCTGGGAATCCTGGTCTCCTACAAGATCAAGGTTAACCTCATGGTATCAGGAGGAGG GCTGCTGGGAGGCTTGACAGCAAG TGATGTGACAGTAGAGCTGCCTCTGACCCTGATGCACCCTAAACCCAAAG ACTGA